The Populus alba chromosome 6, ASM523922v2, whole genome shotgun sequence genome contains a region encoding:
- the LOC118053400 gene encoding thaumatin-like protein has translation MSLLSFSSVLRLSLLLYLLASFPTTNGEQLIVVNNCNESLWPGILGGAGHSTPKDGGFLLGSGEEAVIDVPDKWSGRIWGRQGCSFDNDGKGSCDTGDCSGLLRCQGTGGTPPATMVEMTLGSSTSPLHFYDVSLVDGFNLPVSMAPVGGGVGCGVASCEVDLNICCPSALEVRSNGKIVGCKSACLAMQSAKYCCTGDYANPKTCKPTLFAHLFKAICPKAYSYAFDDSSSLNKCRASRYVITFCPPK, from the exons ATGTCGCTGCTGTCCTTTTCATCAGTTCTCCGgctttctcttctcctctacCTGCTTGCTTCATTCCCCACTACAA ATGGGGAACAGCTCATAGTGGTGAATAACTGCAATGAGAGCCTATGGCCTGGAATACTTGGTGGTGCAGGTCACTCTACACCGAAAGATGGCGGTTTTCTTCTTGGCAGTGGTGAGGAAGCAGTCATTGATGTGCCCGACAAGTGGTCAGGGAGGATATGGGGTCGGCAAGGATGTTCCTTCGACAATGATGGAAAAGGATCATGTGACACCGGGGATTGTTCAGGCTTACTTCGCTGCCAAGGCACTGGTGGTACTCCCCCAGCAACCATGGTCGAAATGACTCTTGGATCATCTACTTCACCCTTGCATTTCTACGATGTTAGTCTAGTTGATGGCTTTAATTTGCCAGTTTCAATGGCACCAGTTGGGGGCGGAGTTGGATGCGGAGTTGCATCGTGTGAAGTCGACTTAAACATATGTTGTCCATCTGCACTGGAAGTAAGGAGCAATGGCAAAATTGTGGGCTGTAAAAGTGCTTGCTTGGCTATGCAATCGGCCAAGTATTGCTGCACAGGGGATTATGCTAACCCGAAGACTTGCAAGCCAACCCTTTTTGCCCATCTATTTAAGGCTATTTGCCCTAAGGCCTACAGTTATGCCTTTGATGACTCCTCCAGCCTTAACAAATGCAGGGCCTCGCGGTATGTTATTACCTTCTGTCCTCCTAAATGA
- the LOC118053398 gene encoding hsp70 nucleotide exchange factor FES1 translates to MAKDGPNWDGLLKWSLAHSDGTSSNRNLSEEDRRWFMEAMQSQSVDVVKRMKEITLVMQTPEQVLESQGVTPADIEDLLDELQEHVEAIDMANDLHSIGGLVPLLGYLKNTHANVRAKAAEVVTTIVQNNPRSQQLVMEANGFEPLLSNFTSDPDVTVRTKALGAISSLIRHNKPGIAAFRLANGFAALRDALGSGNVRFQRKALNLIHYLLHENSSDGSIVSDLGFPRIMLHLASSEDAEVREAALRGLLELARSKIDGNTGRLCEDDEKLKRVLEERVNGISLMSPEDLGAAREERQLVDSLWNACYNEPSSLRDKGLLVLPGEDSPPPDVASKHFEPPLRAWAARPDAGKIPGTEKKQAPLLLGLGPAPEAANVQGTSSGDEHNNTST, encoded by the exons atggcGAAAGACGGACCCAACTGGGACGGATTGCTCAAGTGGAGCCTTGCCCATTCTGACGGGACCTCTTCTAATCGCAATCTCAG CGAGGAGGATAGAAGATGGTTTATGGAAGCAATGCAATCACAAAGTGTTGATGTAGTAAAGAGGATGAAGGAGATAACTCTTGTGATGCAGACCCCTGAACAAGTGTTGGAGTCTCAAGGAGTTACTCCTGCTGATATCGAAG ATTTGTTGGATGAGCTACAAGAACATGTTGAAGCCATTGACATGGCCAATG ATCTTCACTCAATCGGGGGTTTGGTTCCTCTCCTTGGTTATCTAAAGAACACCCATGCTAATGTTCGAGCAAAGGCTGCTGAAGTTGTAACCACCATAGTCCAGAACAACCCTCGGAGTCAGCAACTGGTTATGGAAGCAAATGGTTTTGAGCCTCTGCTTTCTAATTTCACTTCAGATCCTGATGTGACTGTTAGAACAAAAGCACTAGGTGCAATATCAT CTTTAATCCGACATAACAAGCCAGGTATTGCTGCATTTCGTCTAGCGAATGGTTTTGCAGCTTTGAGAGATGCCCTGGGTTCTGGGAATGTGAGATTTCAAAG aaAAGCGTTGAACTTGATCCATTACCTACTGCATGAGAATAGTTCAGATGGCAGCATAGTCAGTGATCTGGGGTTCCCCCGCATAATGTTGCACCTTGCCTCAAGTGAAGATGCAGAAGTACGAGAAGCTGCCCTTCGTGGCCTTCTTGAACTTGCTCGAAGCAAAATAGATGGGAACACTGGTAGATTAtgtgaagatgatgaaaaattgaAGCGAGTCCTTGAAGAACGGGTTAATGGTATCAGCCTGATGTCACCTGAAGATCTTGGGGCAGCTAGGGAAGAAAGGCAGCTTGTAGACTCCCTTTGGAATGCTTGCTACAATGAACCATCATCTCTACGTGATAAGGGGCTTCTTGTTCTCCCTGGTGAAGATTCACCACCTCCTGACGTTGCCAGCAAGCATTTTGAACCTCCTCTTAGAGCTTGGGCTGCCAGACCTGATGCTGGTAAAATTCCCGGTACTGAAAAGAAACAAGCACCCTTGTTATTAGGATTGGGCCCTGCACCTGAGGCTGCTAATGTCCAAGGGACCTCAAGTGGTGATGAGCATAACAACACCTCTACATAA
- the LOC118053401 gene encoding small ribosomal subunit protein eS7 — protein MFTTKKKIQKDKDAEPTEFEETVAQALFDLENTNSDLKSDLKDLFINSAVQIDVAGNRKAIVIYVPYRLRKAYRKVHLRLVRELEKKFSGKDVVLLATRRIVRPPKKGSAVQRPRSRTLTAVHEAMLEDLVYPAEIVGKRTRYRIDGSKISKIFLDPKERNNTEYKLESYAGVYRKLTGKDVVFDFPVTEA, from the exons ATGTTCACGACTAAGAAGAAGATCCAAAAGGACAAGGATGCTGAACCCACCGAGTTTGAGGAGACAGTTGCCCAG GCATTATTTGATTTGGAAAATACCAACTCAGACCTGAAAAGTGATCTAAAAGATCTCTTTATAAATTCCGCAGT TCAAATAGATGTTGCTGGAAATCGCAAAGCTATTGTTATCTATGTTCCCTATAGGCTGAGGAAAGCTTACCGCAAGGTTCATCTTCGCCTTGTTCGAGAGCTTGAGAAAAAGTTCAGTGGGAAG GATGTTGTTCTGCTTGCTACCCGAAGGATTGTGCGGCCACCCAAAAAAGGGTCTGCTGTTCAGCGTCCCCGCTCCCGTACCCTAACTGCCGTGCATGAAGCCATGCTTGAGGATTTAGTGTATCCTGCTGAGATTGTTGGAAAGCGCACCAGATACAGGATTGATGGATCCAAAATTAGCAAG ATCTTCTTGGATCCTAAGGAGCGCAACAACACCGAGTATAAGCTGGAGTCATATGCTGGAGTTTACAGGAAGCTTACAGGGAAAGATGTGGTTTTTGATTTCCCTGTAACAGAGGCCTGA